A single region of the Anas platyrhynchos isolate ZD024472 breed Pekin duck chromosome 6, IASCAAS_PekinDuck_T2T, whole genome shotgun sequence genome encodes:
- the TWNK gene encoding twinkle mtDNA helicase — MAAPAAPEEEEEEKQEEEEEERGRRATKWRRPPGSTRGREAEARGGGEMAAGPLRPYRAAAGLSAIWSRGGVMMMMVGMEKAVGRLRQRRFKRAVLPEPAASVPAVSVTEIRRYLREQGLPFHDGHSCLHAPSLFTPGPAAPPFTLFIDKTTGGFLCTATLAEGTWQDLQAAVELRHRGLPPPSLHEDDEEEEDEGRRAREAARRIWERALPLWELLDEEESRATKAAFGIAQLADATLKRFGVRYLRAARALVFPWFAPRDGALRGLKLVGATEETFPRFDAYHNLFGLPLVGRRDTEVVLTGRELDALALHQATGVPSLALPRGATCLPPALLPYLEQFKRVTLWLGDDLRSWEAAKLFARKLSVKRCSLVRPGDLQPRPLEALNRGLNLTKILRAALPAGHKSIVSFRQLREEVFGELANSEQVAGVKWARFPELNKLLKGHRKGELTVFTGPTGSGKTTFISEYALDLCTQGVCTLWGSFEINNIRLAKIMLTQFAARRLEDQLELYDEWADRFEELPLYFMTFHGQQNIKTVLDTMKHAVYMYDITHVVVDNLQFMMGHEQLSADRLAAQDFIIGAFRKFATDNTCHITLIIHPRKEDDEKELQTASIFGSAKASQEADNVLILQDRKLTTGPGKRYLQVAKNRFDGDVGVFPLEFSKASLTFSSSKSKAKLKKVKEEKAPAAKKDPDGGAGGSSKP; from the exons ATGGCCGCTCCTGCTGCCccggaagaggaggaggaggagaaacaagaggaggaggaggaggaacgaGGGAGGCGGGCCACGAAATGGCGGCGCCCGCCGGGCTCCACGCGAGGGCGGGAAGCTGAGGCGAGGGGGGGCGGGgagatggcggcggggccgctgcGCCCCTACAGAGCCGCCGCCGGGTTGTCGGCAATTTGGAGCCGCGGGggggtgatgatgatgatggtgggcatggagaaggctgtgggGAGGCTGAGGCAGCGCCGCTTCAAGAGGGCCGTGCTGCCCGAGCCCGCTGCCTCTGTCCCTGCTGTGTCCGTCACCGAGATCCGCAGGTACCTCCGTGAGCAGGGGCTGCCCTTCCATGATGGCCACAGCTGCCTGCACGCCCCCAGCCTCTtcacccccggccccgccgcgccgcccttCACGCTCTTCATCGACAAGACGACCGGCGGCTTCCTCTGCACCGCCACGCTGGCCGAGGGCACCTGGCAGGACCTGCAGGCTGCCGTGGAGCTGCGCCACCGTGGGCTGCCCCCTCCAAGCCTTCATGAGgatgatgaggaggaagaagatgaaggcaGGAGGGCGAGGGAGGCCGCCCGGCGCATCTGGGAGCGGGCGCTGCCGCTCTGGGAGCTATTGGATGAAGAAGAAAGCCGGGCCACCAAGGCGGCGTTCGGCATCGCCCAGCTGGCCGACGCCACCCTGAAGCGTTTCGGGGTGCGCTACCTGCGTGCCGCCAGGGCGCTGGTCTTCCCTTGGTTCGCCCCCCGCGACGGCGCCCTGCGGGGGCTGAAGCTGGTGGGCGCCACGGAGGAGACGTTCCCCCGCTTCGACGCCTACCACAACCTCTTCGGCTTGCCTTTAGTCGGGCGCCGCGACACCGAGGTGGTGCTGACGGGGCGGGAGCTCGACGCCCTGGCCCTACACCAAGCCACTGGGGTGCCCAGCCTGGCGCTGCCGCGGGGGGCTACCTGCTTgcccccggccctgctgccCTACCTGGAGCAGTTCAAGCGCGTCACGCTGTGGCTGGGCGACGACCTGCGCTCCTGGGAGGCCGCCAAGCTCTTTGCCCGCAAGCTGAGCGTCAAACGCTGCTCCCTGGTGCGCCCCGGGGACCTCCAGCCCCGGCCCTTGGAGGCGTTGAACCGGGGGCTGAACCTCACCAAGATCCTGCGCGCCGCCCTGCCCGCCGGCCACAAGTCCATCGTCTCCTTCAGGCAGCTGCGCGAGGAGGTTTTCGGGGAGCTGGCCAACAGCGAGCAGGTGGCCGGCGTCAAGTGGGCGCGCTTCCCCGAGCTCAACAAGCTCCTCAAGGGGCACCGCAAAGGCGAGCTCACCGTCTTCACAG GCCCGACGGGCAGCGGGAAGACGACGTTCATCAGCGAGTACGCGCTGGACCTGTGCACGCAAGGGGTGTGCACGCTGTGGGGAAGCTTCGAGATCAACAACATCCGCCTGGCCAAAATCATGCTGACCCAGTTCGCCGCGCGGCGCCTGGAGGACCAGTTGGAGCTGTACGACGAGTGGGCCGACCGCTTCGAGGAGCTGCCGCTCTACTTCATGACCTTCCACGGCCAGCAGAACATCAA GACGGTTCTCGACACCATGAAGCACGCTGTCTACATGTACGACATCACCCACGTGGTCGTGGACAACTTGCAGTTCATGATGGGGCACGAGCAGCTCTCGGCAGACAG GCTCGCAGCCCAGGATTTCATCATCGGTGCCTTCCGCAAGTTCGCCACGGACAACACGTGCCACATCACGCTGATCATCCACCCCCGCAAGGAGGACGACGAGAAGGAGCTGCAGACCGCCTCCATCTTCGGCTCCGCCAAG GCCAGCCAGGAGGCCGACAACGTCCTCATCCTGCAGGACCGCAAGCTGACGACGGGGCCAGGGAAGCGGTACCTGCAGGTGGCCAAAAACCGCTTCGACGGGGACGTGGGCGTCTTCCCCCTGGAGTTCAGCAAGGCCTCGCTCACCTTCTCCTCCAGCAAGAGCAAGGCCAAGCTGAAGAAGGTGAAGGAGGAGAAGGCGCCTGCGGCCAAGAAGGATCCGGACGGAGGTGCCGGAGGCTCCAGCAAGCCCTGA
- the MRPL43 gene encoding large ribosomal subunit protein mL43 isoform X3 yields MTARGAASRFLGAALCCGLGRYVRQLQRLQLLFSPIAPDARGARQFVEERAAEFARGHPEVVLYVRNEGGAAPVLRAEYLNGTVREELIANKTSEEIAQLATKLANQSGLDVVRIRKPFHTDNPSIQGQWHPLTNKPPALLVRGPRLAPPQ; encoded by the exons ATGACGGCCCGGGGGGCTGCCAGCAGGTTTTTGGGGGCCGCGCTGTGCTGCGGGTTGGGGCGCTACGTGAGGCAGCTGCAGCGCCTGCAGCTCCTCTTCAGCCCCATCGCGCCCGACGCCCGCGGGGCCAG GCAGTTCGTGGAGGAGCGGGCGGCGGAGTTCGCCCGCGGGCACCCTGAGGTGGTGCTGTACGTGCGGAAcgaggggggggcggccccaGTGCTGCGGGCAGAGTACT TGAACGGGACGGTGCGGGAGGAGCTGATCGCCAACAAGACCAGCGAGGAGATCGCCCAGCTCGCCACCAAACTGGCCAACCAGTCCGGCCTGGACGTGGTGCGCATCCGCAAGCCCTTCCACACCGACAACCCCAGCATCCAGGGCCAGTGGCACCCCCTCACCAACAAGCCCCCCGCCCTCCTCGTGCGGGGCCCCCGCCTGGCACCcccccaataa
- the MRPL43 gene encoding large ribosomal subunit protein mL43 isoform X1, producing the protein MTARGAASRFLGAALCCGLGRYVRQLQRLQLLFSPIAPDARGARQFVEERAAEFARGHPEVVLYVRNEGGAAPVLRAEYWGALGTPPASPPCAAVNGTVREELIANKTSEEIAQLATKLANQSGLDVVRIRKPFHTDNPSIQGQWHPLTNKPPALLVRGPRLAPPQ; encoded by the exons ATGACGGCCCGGGGGGCTGCCAGCAGGTTTTTGGGGGCCGCGCTGTGCTGCGGGTTGGGGCGCTACGTGAGGCAGCTGCAGCGCCTGCAGCTCCTCTTCAGCCCCATCGCGCCCGACGCCCGCGGGGCCAG GCAGTTCGTGGAGGAGCGGGCGGCGGAGTTCGCCCGCGGGCACCCTGAGGTGGTGCTGTACGTGCGGAAcgaggggggggcggccccaGTGCTGCGGGCAGAGTACT ggggggcactggggacccccccagcctcacccccTTGTGCTGCAGTGAACGGGACGGTGCGGGAGGAGCTGATCGCCAACAAGACCAGCGAGGAGATCGCCCAGCTCGCCACCAAACTGGCCAACCAGTCCGGCCTGGACGTGGTGCGCATCCGCAAGCCCTTCCACACCGACAACCCCAGCATCCAGGGCCAGTGGCACCCCCTCACCAACAAGCCCCCCGCCCTCCTCGTGCGGGGCCCCCGCCTGGCACCcccccaataa
- the MRPL43 gene encoding large ribosomal subunit protein mL43 isoform X2 has translation MTARGAASRFLGAALCCGLGRYVRQLQRLQLLFSPIAPDARGARQFVEERAAEFARGHPEVVLYVRNEGGAAPVLRAEYSSPPCAAVNGTVREELIANKTSEEIAQLATKLANQSGLDVVRIRKPFHTDNPSIQGQWHPLTNKPPALLVRGPRLAPPQ, from the exons ATGACGGCCCGGGGGGCTGCCAGCAGGTTTTTGGGGGCCGCGCTGTGCTGCGGGTTGGGGCGCTACGTGAGGCAGCTGCAGCGCCTGCAGCTCCTCTTCAGCCCCATCGCGCCCGACGCCCGCGGGGCCAG GCAGTTCGTGGAGGAGCGGGCGGCGGAGTTCGCCCGCGGGCACCCTGAGGTGGTGCTGTACGTGCGGAAcgaggggggggcggccccaGTGCTGCGGGCAGAGTACT cctcacccccTTGTGCTGCAGTGAACGGGACGGTGCGGGAGGAGCTGATCGCCAACAAGACCAGCGAGGAGATCGCCCAGCTCGCCACCAAACTGGCCAACCAGTCCGGCCTGGACGTGGTGCGCATCCGCAAGCCCTTCCACACCGACAACCCCAGCATCCAGGGCCAGTGGCACCCCCTCACCAACAAGCCCCCCGCCCTCCTCGTGCGGGGCCCCCGCCTGGCACCcccccaataa
- the SEMA4G gene encoding semaphorin-4G isoform X2, translated as MLGGTLRVLAALLVAAVMGYPSRRSATDLDATPRTTVTFEELSEVRRFSGHSLNYTTLLLEDERGILYVGARGAIFALNASNVADGSHRTIHWEASPEKQLDCLQKGRNNKTECFNHVRFLQRLNSTHLYTCGTYAFHPLCAAIDADRFTLPARLEEGKEKCPYDPSRGYTGLIVDGGLYTATRYEFRSLPDIRRNLHQRPLKMEESPLHWLNDADFVASVLVRESKDSPVGDDDKIYYFFTERAGEETTSFFDKSQVARVARVARVCKSDVGGKKILQRKWTSFMKARLVCYIPYYEVLRSVCSLDGGGWASTVFYAAFTLSAQWRTMEASAVCRYNISEVQRAFEGPYMEYQDSSRKWSRYDGAVPEPRPGSCITDSSRRKGFNSSQDLPNSVLDFVKLHPLMFEEVQPAGGEPLLVKRSVAYSRLAVDRVRALDGRPYDVLFMGTGDGWLHKAVVLDSGVHIIEEVQLFGEPQPVETLVVSRKQRSLYVGAASGVLQVPLASCARYTSCYDCILARDPYCAWDGRACRDTANRDSTGLVQDVQGGNAGCRSGSGRSSLPWKNRTVLRGDDVLLPCDQRSNLARAVWLLNGSEVPGAGQERLRVGVDGLLVTDTLPEHGGEYRCYGEERGLRTLLAAYSLSVLPELPRAAATAASTEPHAASRLAGDAKVAYVSTIVVLVVLCAVLAIVLLYVSCLEKRKGKYVLGEPRAANAELQTVSASCLRKGRKEEEEEEEDEERLAYPDGCLRIIPGEAPTAATSPVKELPAVVPPPPLPPPPPLLLPSELTNGVGALPSVLRKMNGNSYMLLQQDEPLASPLCSASFTEELSKILEKRKHTQLVEKLDESSV; from the exons ATGCTCGGGGGCACGCTGAGGgtcctggctgccctcctggtgGCTGCGGTCATGGGCTACCCGTCCCGGCGCTCCGCCACCGACCTGGATGCCACCCCCAGGACGACGGTCACCTTTGAGG AGCTCTCCGAGGTGCGGCGTTTCAGCGGGCACAGCCTGAACTACACcacgctgctgctggaggacgaGCGGGGCATCCTCTACGTGGGGGCCCGCGGGGCCATCTTCGCCCTCAACGCCAGCAACGTGGCTGACGGCTCGCACCGCACG ATCCACTGGGAAGCATCCCCGGAGAAGCAGCTGGACTGCCTGCAGAAGGGCAGAAACAACAAG ACCGAGTGCTTCAACCACGTGCGGTTCCTGCAGAGGCTCAACAGCACGCACCTCTACACCTGTGGCACCTATGCCTTCCACCCTCTCTGCGCTGCCATC GACGCCGACAGGTTCACGCTGCCCGCCCGCTTGGAGGAAGGCAAGGAGAAGTGCCCCTACGACCCCTCCCGCGGCTACACCGGCCTCATCGTGG ATGGTGGCTTGTACACGGCCACACGCTACGAATTTCGGAGCCTTCCCGACATCCGCAGGAACCTGCACCAGCGGCCGCTGAAGATGGAGGAGTCCCCGCTGCACTGGCTGAACG ACGCTGACTTTGTGGCCTCTGTGCTGGTCCGGGAGAGCAAGGACAGCCCCGTGGGGGACGATGACAAAATCTACTACTTCTTCACGGAGCGGGCGGGCGAGGAGACCACCTCCTTCTTCGACAAGAGCCAGGTGGCCCGCGTGGCCCGGGTGGCCCGCGTCTGCAAG AGTGACGTGGGGGGGAAGAAGATCCTGCAGCGCAAGTGGACGTCCTTCATGAAGGCCCGCCTGGTGTGCTACATCCCCTACTACGAGGTGCTGCGCAGCGTCTGCAGCCTGGACGGGGGCGGCTGGGCCAGCACCGTCTTCTACGCCGCCTTCACCCTCTCGGCGCAGTG GAGGACGATGGAAGCGTCGGCCGTGTGCCGCTACAACATCTCCGAGGTGCAGCGCGCCTTCGAGGGCCCCTACATGGAGTACCAGGACTCCTCTCGCAAGTGGTCCCGCTACGACGGCGCCGTGCCCGAGCCCCGGCCCGGCTCC TGCATCACGGACAGCTCCCGCAGGAAGGGCTTCAACTCGTCGCAGGACCTGCCCAACAGCGTGCTGGACTTCGTCAAGCTGCACCCGCTGATGTTCGAGGAGGTGCAGCCGGCGGGCGGCGAGCCGCTGCTGGTCAAGAGGAGCGTGGCCTACAGCCGCCTGGCCGTGGACCGCGTGCGGGCCCTCGACGGGCGCCCCTACGACGTGCTCTTCATGGGGACGG GGGACGGCTGGCTGCACAAGGCCGTGGTGCTGGACTCCGGCGTGCACATCATCGAGGAGGTGCAGCTGTTCGGGGAGCCGCAGCCCGTGGAGACCCTGGTGGTCTCCCGCAAGCAG AGGAGCCTGTACGTGGGGGCAGCCAGCGGGGTCCTGCAGGTGCCCCTGGCCTCCTGTGCCAGGTACACCTCCTGCTACGACTGCATCCTCGCCCGGGACCCCTACTGCGCCTGGGACGGCCGGGCTTGCCGTGACACGGCCAACAGGGACAG CACGGGGCTGGTGCAGGACGTGCAGGGCGGCAACGCGGGATGCCGGAGCGGCTCTGGGCGCA GCTCCTTGCCGTGGAAGAACCGGACGGTGCTGCGTGGGGACGACGTGCTGCTGCCCTGCGACCAGCGCTCCAACCTGGCGCGGGCCGTGTGGCTGCTGAACGGCAGCGAGGTGCCGGGCGCGGGGCAGGAGCGGCTGCGCGTGGGGGTGGACGGGCTGCTGGTGACCGACACGCTGCCGGAGCACGGCGGCGAGTACCGCTGCTACGGCGAGGAGCGAGGTCTGCGGACGCTGCTGGCCGCCTACAGCCTCAGCGTGCTGCCCGAGctgccccgcgccgccgccaccgccgccagCACCGAGCCGCACGCCGCCTCCCGGCTGGCCGGCGACGCCAAGGTGGCTTACGTCTCCACCAtcgtggtgctggtggtgctgtgCGCCGTGCTGGCCATCGTCCTGCTCTACGTGTCCTGCCTGGAGAAGCGCAAGGGCAAGTACGTCCTGGGCGAGCCGCGGGCCGCCAACGCCGAGCTGCAGACGGTGTCGGCCAGCTGCCTGCGCAAGGGCcgcaaggaagaggaggaggaggaggaggatgaagagcGGCTCGCTTACCCCGACGGCTGCCTGCGCATCATCCCCGGCGAGGCGCCCACGGCCGCCACCTCGCCGGTCAAGGAGCTGCCGGCGGtggtgccgccgccgccgctaccgccgccgccgccgctgctgctgccctcggAGCTGACCAACGGGGTGGGCGCCCTGCCCAGCGTCCTGCGCAAGATGAACGGCAACAGCTacatgctgctgcagcaggacgAGCCCCTGGCGTCGCCGCTTTGCAGCGCCTCCTTCACCGAGGAGCTCAGCAagatcctggagaagaggaaacaCACGCAGCTGGTGGAGAAGCTGGACGAGAGCTCCGTGTAG
- the SEMA4G gene encoding semaphorin-4G isoform X1, with product MGAAAGLEQPRAPRPCLEPWRRWRGEGPGEPVPSSGSAGPPQPGGQPRRGPGKMLGGTLRVLAALLVAAVMGYPSRRSATDLDATPRTTVTFEELSEVRRFSGHSLNYTTLLLEDERGILYVGARGAIFALNASNVADGSHRTIHWEASPEKQLDCLQKGRNNKTECFNHVRFLQRLNSTHLYTCGTYAFHPLCAAIDADRFTLPARLEEGKEKCPYDPSRGYTGLIVDGGLYTATRYEFRSLPDIRRNLHQRPLKMEESPLHWLNDADFVASVLVRESKDSPVGDDDKIYYFFTERAGEETTSFFDKSQVARVARVARVCKSDVGGKKILQRKWTSFMKARLVCYIPYYEVLRSVCSLDGGGWASTVFYAAFTLSAQWRTMEASAVCRYNISEVQRAFEGPYMEYQDSSRKWSRYDGAVPEPRPGSCITDSSRRKGFNSSQDLPNSVLDFVKLHPLMFEEVQPAGGEPLLVKRSVAYSRLAVDRVRALDGRPYDVLFMGTGDGWLHKAVVLDSGVHIIEEVQLFGEPQPVETLVVSRKQRSLYVGAASGVLQVPLASCARYTSCYDCILARDPYCAWDGRACRDTANRDSTGLVQDVQGGNAGCRSGSGRSSLPWKNRTVLRGDDVLLPCDQRSNLARAVWLLNGSEVPGAGQERLRVGVDGLLVTDTLPEHGGEYRCYGEERGLRTLLAAYSLSVLPELPRAAATAASTEPHAASRLAGDAKVAYVSTIVVLVVLCAVLAIVLLYVSCLEKRKGKYVLGEPRAANAELQTVSASCLRKGRKEEEEEEEDEERLAYPDGCLRIIPGEAPTAATSPVKELPAVVPPPPLPPPPPLLLPSELTNGVGALPSVLRKMNGNSYMLLQQDEPLASPLCSASFTEELSKILEKRKHTQLVEKLDESSV from the exons GAGGGTCCCGGGGAGCCCGTCCCCAGCAGTGGCTCTGCcgggcccccccagcccggggGCCAGCCTCGCCGGGGGCCGGGGAAGATGCTCGGGGGCACGCTGAGGgtcctggctgccctcctggtgGCTGCGGTCATGGGCTACCCGTCCCGGCGCTCCGCCACCGACCTGGATGCCACCCCCAGGACGACGGTCACCTTTGAGG AGCTCTCCGAGGTGCGGCGTTTCAGCGGGCACAGCCTGAACTACACcacgctgctgctggaggacgaGCGGGGCATCCTCTACGTGGGGGCCCGCGGGGCCATCTTCGCCCTCAACGCCAGCAACGTGGCTGACGGCTCGCACCGCACG ATCCACTGGGAAGCATCCCCGGAGAAGCAGCTGGACTGCCTGCAGAAGGGCAGAAACAACAAG ACCGAGTGCTTCAACCACGTGCGGTTCCTGCAGAGGCTCAACAGCACGCACCTCTACACCTGTGGCACCTATGCCTTCCACCCTCTCTGCGCTGCCATC GACGCCGACAGGTTCACGCTGCCCGCCCGCTTGGAGGAAGGCAAGGAGAAGTGCCCCTACGACCCCTCCCGCGGCTACACCGGCCTCATCGTGG ATGGTGGCTTGTACACGGCCACACGCTACGAATTTCGGAGCCTTCCCGACATCCGCAGGAACCTGCACCAGCGGCCGCTGAAGATGGAGGAGTCCCCGCTGCACTGGCTGAACG ACGCTGACTTTGTGGCCTCTGTGCTGGTCCGGGAGAGCAAGGACAGCCCCGTGGGGGACGATGACAAAATCTACTACTTCTTCACGGAGCGGGCGGGCGAGGAGACCACCTCCTTCTTCGACAAGAGCCAGGTGGCCCGCGTGGCCCGGGTGGCCCGCGTCTGCAAG AGTGACGTGGGGGGGAAGAAGATCCTGCAGCGCAAGTGGACGTCCTTCATGAAGGCCCGCCTGGTGTGCTACATCCCCTACTACGAGGTGCTGCGCAGCGTCTGCAGCCTGGACGGGGGCGGCTGGGCCAGCACCGTCTTCTACGCCGCCTTCACCCTCTCGGCGCAGTG GAGGACGATGGAAGCGTCGGCCGTGTGCCGCTACAACATCTCCGAGGTGCAGCGCGCCTTCGAGGGCCCCTACATGGAGTACCAGGACTCCTCTCGCAAGTGGTCCCGCTACGACGGCGCCGTGCCCGAGCCCCGGCCCGGCTCC TGCATCACGGACAGCTCCCGCAGGAAGGGCTTCAACTCGTCGCAGGACCTGCCCAACAGCGTGCTGGACTTCGTCAAGCTGCACCCGCTGATGTTCGAGGAGGTGCAGCCGGCGGGCGGCGAGCCGCTGCTGGTCAAGAGGAGCGTGGCCTACAGCCGCCTGGCCGTGGACCGCGTGCGGGCCCTCGACGGGCGCCCCTACGACGTGCTCTTCATGGGGACGG GGGACGGCTGGCTGCACAAGGCCGTGGTGCTGGACTCCGGCGTGCACATCATCGAGGAGGTGCAGCTGTTCGGGGAGCCGCAGCCCGTGGAGACCCTGGTGGTCTCCCGCAAGCAG AGGAGCCTGTACGTGGGGGCAGCCAGCGGGGTCCTGCAGGTGCCCCTGGCCTCCTGTGCCAGGTACACCTCCTGCTACGACTGCATCCTCGCCCGGGACCCCTACTGCGCCTGGGACGGCCGGGCTTGCCGTGACACGGCCAACAGGGACAG CACGGGGCTGGTGCAGGACGTGCAGGGCGGCAACGCGGGATGCCGGAGCGGCTCTGGGCGCA GCTCCTTGCCGTGGAAGAACCGGACGGTGCTGCGTGGGGACGACGTGCTGCTGCCCTGCGACCAGCGCTCCAACCTGGCGCGGGCCGTGTGGCTGCTGAACGGCAGCGAGGTGCCGGGCGCGGGGCAGGAGCGGCTGCGCGTGGGGGTGGACGGGCTGCTGGTGACCGACACGCTGCCGGAGCACGGCGGCGAGTACCGCTGCTACGGCGAGGAGCGAGGTCTGCGGACGCTGCTGGCCGCCTACAGCCTCAGCGTGCTGCCCGAGctgccccgcgccgccgccaccgccgccagCACCGAGCCGCACGCCGCCTCCCGGCTGGCCGGCGACGCCAAGGTGGCTTACGTCTCCACCAtcgtggtgctggtggtgctgtgCGCCGTGCTGGCCATCGTCCTGCTCTACGTGTCCTGCCTGGAGAAGCGCAAGGGCAAGTACGTCCTGGGCGAGCCGCGGGCCGCCAACGCCGAGCTGCAGACGGTGTCGGCCAGCTGCCTGCGCAAGGGCcgcaaggaagaggaggaggaggaggaggatgaagagcGGCTCGCTTACCCCGACGGCTGCCTGCGCATCATCCCCGGCGAGGCGCCCACGGCCGCCACCTCGCCGGTCAAGGAGCTGCCGGCGGtggtgccgccgccgccgctaccgccgccgccgccgctgctgctgccctcggAGCTGACCAACGGGGTGGGCGCCCTGCCCAGCGTCCTGCGCAAGATGAACGGCAACAGCTacatgctgctgcagcaggacgAGCCCCTGGCGTCGCCGCTTTGCAGCGCCTCCTTCACCGAGGAGCTCAGCAagatcctggagaagaggaaacaCACGCAGCTGGTGGAGAAGCTGGACGAGAGCTCCGTGTAG